One Theropithecus gelada isolate Dixy chromosome 17, Tgel_1.0, whole genome shotgun sequence genomic region harbors:
- the LOC112610730 gene encoding DNA-directed RNA polymerases I and III subunit RPAC2 codes for MEEDQELERKISGLKTSMAEGERKTALEMVQAAGTDRHCVTFVLHEEDHTLGNSLRYMIMKNPEVEFCGYTTTHPSESKINLRIQTRGTLPAVEPFQRGLNELMSVCQHVLDKFEASIKDYKDQKASRNESTF; via the exons ATGGAAGAGGACCAGGAGCTGGAGAG aAAAATATCTGGATTGAAGACCTCAATGGCTGAAGGCGAGAGGAAGACAGCCCTGGAAATGGTCCAGGCAGCTGGAACAGATAGACACTGTGTGACATTTGTATTGCACGAGGAAGACCATACCCTAGGAAATTCTCTACGTTACATGATCATGAAGAACCCGGAAGTGGAATTTTGTGGTTACACTACGACCCATCCTTCAGAGAGCAAAATTAATTTACGCATTCAGACTCGAGGTACCCTTCCAGCTGTTGAGCCATTTCAGAGAGGCCTGAATGAGCTCATGAGTGTCTGCCAACATGTGCTTGACAAGTTTGAGGCCAGCATAAAGGACTATAAGGATCAAAAAGCAAGCAGAAATGAATCCACATTCTAG